A section of the Oncorhynchus gorbuscha isolate QuinsamMale2020 ecotype Even-year linkage group LG06, OgorEven_v1.0, whole genome shotgun sequence genome encodes:
- the paics gene encoding multifunctional protein ADE2 isoform X3 — protein MASPSELKLGQKLNEGKTKQIFELADEPGHVLVQSKDQITAGNAARKDQMEGKAAIANRTTSCVFKLLQEAGIKTAFVRQQSEKAFVAARCEMIPIEWVCRRVATGSFLKRNPGVKEGYRFYPLKMEMFFKDDANNDPQWSEEQLLETKLSLAGLTIGRCEVDIMNRSTVAIFEVLERAWATQNCTLVDMKIEFGVNVSTKEIVLADVIDNDSWRLWPAGDRSQQKDKQVYRDLKEVTPEAMQMVKRNFEWVSESVKRLLEPQASGRVVVLMGSISDTAHCEKIRKACGSYGIPCDLRVTSAHKGPDETLRIKAEYEGDGVPTVFVAVAGRSNGLGPVMSGNTVYPVINCPPITPDWGAQDIWSSLRMPSGLGCSTVLSPEAAAQFAAQIFGLSDHLVWSKLRASMLNTWVSLKQADKKLQACSL, from the exons ATGGCGTCTCCATCAG AGCTGAAACTGGGACAGAAACTAAACGAGGGAAAGACCAAGCAGATTTTCGAACTCGCGGATGAGCCAGGCCATGTTTTGGTCCAGTCGAAGGACCAAATTACAGCAGGGAATGCAGCGAGGAAGGACCAGATGGAGGGCAAGGCCGCGATAGCAAACAGAACCACGAGCTGTGTTTTCAAGTTGCTGCAGGAGGCCG GCATTAAGACTGCTTTTGTGAGGCAGCAGTCGGAGAAGGCGTTCGTGGCGGCCCGCTGTGAGATGATTCCAATCGAGTGGGTCTGTCGGAGGGTGGCCACCGGGTCCTTTCTCAAGAGGAACCCAGGGGTCAAGGAGGGCTACAGGTTCTACCCTCTGAAAATGGAAATGTtcttcaag GACGATGCCAACAATGACCCTCAATGGTCAGAGGAGCAGCTGCTGGAGACTAAGTTATCTCTGGCTGGGCTCACCATTGGCCGCTGTGAGGTGGACATCATGAACCGCAGCACTGTGGCCATCTTTGAGGTCCTGGAGAGGGCCTGGGCCACCCAGAACTGCACCCTTGTGGACATGAAG aTTGAGTTTGGTGTGAATGTGAGCACTAAAGAGATAGTGCTTGCTGACGTGATTGACAATGACTCCTGGAGGCTGTGGCCAGCGGGAGATCGGAGTCAGCAGAAAGACAAACAG GTGTACCGGGACCTGAAGGAGGTGACTCCTGAAGCTATGCAGATGGTGAAGAGGAACTTTGAGTGGGTCTCTGAAAGCGTGAAG CGGCTGCTGGAGCCCCAGGCCAGTGGCAGAGTGGTGGTTCTGATGGGCTCCATCTCTGACACGGCCCACTGTGAGAAGATCAGGAAGGCCTGTGGCTCCTACGGAATCCCCTGTGACCTCAGAGTCACCTCCGCACACAAAGGACCAGATGAAACTCTCCGCATCAAAGCTGAATATGAAG GTGACGGAGTACCAACTGTGTTTGTGGCTGTGGCAGGCAGAAGCAACGGCCTTGGTCCAGTGATGTCAGGAAACACCGTCTACCCAGTCATCAACTGCCCTCCTATCACCCCCGACTGGGGGGCACAGGACATCTGGTCATCCCTTCGCATGCCAAGCG GTCTTGGCTGCTCCACCGTCCTCTCCCCAGAAGCTGCGGCCCAGTTTGCTGCTCAGATCTTCGGGCTCAGTGACCACCTGGTGTGGTCCAAACTGCGAGCCTCCATGCTCAACACCTGGGTGTCTCTGAAGCAGGCTGACAAGAAGCTGCAGGCCTGCAGCTTGTGA